One Clostridium novyi NT genomic window carries:
- the ligA gene encoding NAD-dependent DNA ligase LigA → MEDKKLLIYELVEELNKLAYEYYVLDNPSVSDKDYDKKYDKLVELEKETGLVLPYSPTQRVGDVVLSKFDKYTHKGKLWSLGKAQSLKEVEDWHNKNVKAVNEYNLTHDDKLPPIKYIITKKFDGLTINCTYNEDGILVTAATRGTGEIGEEITAQAKTIKTIPLKIDNDAVIEVHGEAIMTKEAFEEYNKVAVVPLKNLRNGAAGALRNLNVKETARRNLSAFFYDIGYNEGTPFKTYGEMLKFIKDHGIPMDDYAMECSTIEEIEKEINYIEEIRNKLNYDIDGAVIAVDDMKTRELLGYTVKFPKWALAYKFEAQEATTKLLEVEWNVGRSGRVTPTAILEPVEIGGVTVKRATLNNMDDIERKGVKLGSTVFLRRSNDVIPEIMGVVEESLEGSKDIEAPTTCPYCGSEIVQEGVHYFCENTLSCKPQLVKSIVHFGSREAMNIAGFSEKTAEQLFEELEIKSISDLYRIKKEDLLKLNRFGEKKAQNLIDAIESSKECDLPSFIYALGIPNVGKKTSTDLCKKFKTLDNLKKAKFEELVSVEDIGDIVAQSVLDFFNDETILKSIDELLSLGVTPKFKEEEIKENIFNGKTVVVTGSLSSFSRNEIKEKLQSLGAKVAGSVSKKTDYVLVGKDPGSKYEKALQLNIKIISEEDFKNMIG, encoded by the coding sequence ATGGAAGATAAAAAGCTATTAATTTATGAACTTGTAGAAGAGCTTAATAAATTAGCTTATGAATATTATGTGCTTGATAATCCTAGCGTATCAGATAAGGATTATGATAAAAAATATGATAAATTAGTAGAGCTTGAAAAGGAAACGGGATTAGTTCTTCCATATTCGCCAACTCAAAGAGTAGGTGATGTAGTATTATCTAAATTTGATAAATACACTCACAAGGGAAAGCTTTGGAGTCTTGGGAAAGCACAAAGTTTAAAAGAAGTAGAGGATTGGCATAACAAGAATGTAAAAGCTGTAAATGAGTATAACTTAACGCATGATGATAAATTACCCCCTATAAAATATATAATTACTAAGAAATTTGATGGGCTTACTATAAATTGTACATATAATGAAGATGGAATATTGGTTACAGCAGCAACAAGGGGTACAGGGGAAATCGGCGAGGAGATTACAGCACAAGCTAAAACTATAAAGACAATTCCTCTAAAAATAGATAATGATGCCGTAATAGAGGTGCATGGTGAGGCTATAATGACAAAAGAAGCCTTTGAAGAATATAATAAAGTAGCAGTAGTTCCTCTAAAAAACTTAAGAAACGGGGCTGCAGGAGCTCTTAGAAATTTAAATGTAAAAGAGACGGCAAGAAGAAATTTGTCAGCTTTTTTCTATGACATAGGTTATAATGAGGGAACTCCATTTAAGACTTATGGTGAAATGCTAAAGTTTATAAAAGACCATGGAATTCCTATGGATGACTATGCTATGGAATGTTCTACAATAGAGGAAATAGAAAAAGAAATTAATTATATAGAAGAAATAAGAAATAAATTAAATTATGATATAGATGGAGCAGTAATTGCAGTAGATGATATGAAAACTAGGGAGCTTCTAGGTTATACAGTAAAATTTCCTAAGTGGGCATTAGCTTATAAATTTGAAGCACAAGAAGCCACTACTAAATTACTTGAAGTGGAATGGAATGTAGGAAGAAGCGGAAGAGTTACACCTACAGCCATACTAGAACCAGTGGAAATTGGAGGAGTTACTGTAAAAAGAGCAACTCTTAACAATATGGATGACATAGAAAGAAAAGGTGTTAAGTTAGGTAGCACAGTATTTCTTCGTCGTTCTAATGATGTAATACCAGAGATTATGGGTGTAGTTGAAGAATCCTTAGAAGGATCAAAGGATATAGAAGCACCTACTACATGCCCTTATTGTGGAAGTGAAATTGTGCAAGAAGGTGTTCACTATTTTTGTGAGAATACACTTTCATGTAAACCTCAATTAGTTAAATCTATTGTTCATTTTGGAAGCAGAGAAGCTATGAATATAGCAGGTTTTAGTGAAAAAACAGCAGAACAATTATTTGAAGAATTAGAAATAAAGTCTATATCGGATTTATATAGAATAAAAAAAGAAGATTTATTAAAATTAAACCGTTTTGGAGAAAAGAAAGCTCAAAACTTAATTGATGCCATAGAAAGCAGCAAAGAGTGTGATTTACCTTCATTTATATATGCATTAGGTATTCCTAATGTAGGTAAAAAAACTAGCACGGATTTATGCAAAAAATTTAAAACCCTAGATAATTTAAAAAAGGCTAAATTTGAAGAACTTGTATCTGTAGAAGACATCGGAGATATTGTGGCACAAAGTGTATTAGACTTTTTTAATGATGAAACAATACTTAAAAGTATAGATGAACTTTTAAGTCTAGGGGTAACTCCTAAATTTAAAGAAGAAGAAATAAAGGAAAATATATTTAATGGTAAAACTGTAGTAGTTACGGGTTCATTGAGTTCATTTAGTAGAAATGAAATAAAAGAAAAACTTCAATCCTTAGGGGCTAAGGTAGCAGGCAGTGTAAGTAAAAAGACTGATTATGTCTTAGTTGGAAAAGATCCAGGTTCAAAATATGAAAAAGCTCTTCAGCTTAATATTAAAATTATTAGTGAAGAGGATTTTAAAAACATGATAGGATAG
- the pcrA gene encoding DNA helicase PcrA has protein sequence MDLKKLLNKEQYEAATAIEGPVLVLAGAGSGKTRVLTYRIAHMIEDLGIPQYNILAITFTNKAAGEMKDRIKKLVSNNIDSMWVSTFHSSCVRILRREIDKLGYNKNFAIYDSTDQKNLVKQCMKELNISDKDINEKEIISKIGKQKDNLITAEEYKKRNEKDFRKNRIADVYLLYQKKLKNSNALDFDDLIFKTVELFKKHPEVLEFYQNKFKYIMVDEYQDTNKTQYQLVKMLAAAHRNIFVVGDDDQCIYQWRGADIKNILDFEKDYPEAKVVKLEENYRSKANILNAANTVIKHNSQRKNKVLRTQNENGEKIKIYRAYSDMDEGLFISNEIKRLIKKENRSYKDFAILYRTNAQSRVFEDVFMKRDIPYRIIGGLKFYDRKEIKDITAYLKFINNLQDDISLKRIINVPKRAIGAATVSKIQDFANYMDECMYSVLLDVENIPGLSKRSISSINKFTSLINGFTRTKDKVSVSNLIQEILESTGYMKELKDSNEIEDISRIENIKELVSAAVEFENTSEDKSLSAFLEKITLVSDVDNYDEDTDTTVMMTLHSAKGLEFPVVFMVGMENGIFPGAQSLENFAEMEESRRLCYVGITRAKEQLYMTSASTRKVFGRSVAYSESDFINEISPNLKEMVREGRTESAVKSSTVRLNSVANGATISSHSLSSFGVKKAEKTINSILSNSYTSQGSNEKGNKKDLNLDEITVGRKVSHDKFGVGTIVSATKTNNDVKVTIAFDNMGIKQLMFSMAPIKLI, from the coding sequence ATGGATTTAAAGAAACTACTAAATAAAGAGCAATATGAAGCAGCTACAGCCATAGAAGGTCCAGTTCTTGTATTAGCAGGAGCGGGTTCAGGAAAGACTAGAGTATTAACATATAGAATAGCTCATATGATAGAAGATTTAGGAATTCCTCAATATAATATATTAGCTATAACTTTCACTAATAAAGCAGCTGGAGAGATGAAAGATAGAATAAAAAAATTAGTATCTAATAATATTGATAGTATGTGGGTATCAACTTTCCACTCTTCATGCGTAAGAATTTTAAGAAGAGAGATAGACAAACTAGGATATAATAAAAATTTTGCTATATACGATAGTACGGATCAAAAAAACTTAGTTAAACAATGTATGAAGGAACTTAACATAAGTGACAAAGACATTAACGAAAAAGAGATAATATCTAAAATAGGAAAACAAAAGGATAACTTAATAACAGCAGAAGAATATAAAAAGAGAAATGAAAAAGACTTTAGAAAAAATAGAATTGCTGATGTTTATCTTTTGTATCAAAAGAAATTAAAAAATAGTAACGCGTTAGATTTTGATGATTTAATTTTTAAAACAGTTGAATTATTTAAAAAGCATCCTGAAGTTTTAGAGTTTTATCAAAATAAGTTTAAGTACATAATGGTAGACGAATATCAAGATACCAACAAAACTCAATATCAACTTGTAAAGATGTTAGCAGCTGCACACAGAAATATATTTGTAGTTGGTGATGATGACCAATGTATATATCAATGGAGAGGTGCAGACATTAAAAATATTTTGGATTTTGAAAAGGATTATCCAGAAGCTAAAGTTGTAAAACTAGAAGAAAATTATAGATCAAAAGCTAACATACTAAATGCAGCAAATACAGTTATAAAACATAATTCTCAAAGAAAAAATAAAGTTCTTAGAACTCAAAATGAAAATGGAGAAAAAATTAAAATCTATAGAGCTTATTCAGATATGGATGAAGGACTTTTTATCTCAAATGAAATAAAAAGACTTATTAAAAAAGAAAATAGAAGCTATAAGGATTTTGCAATATTATATAGAACCAATGCTCAATCAAGAGTATTTGAAGATGTATTTATGAAAAGAGATATACCTTACAGAATAATTGGTGGATTAAAATTCTACGATAGAAAAGAAATAAAAGATATAACTGCTTATTTAAAATTCATAAACAATCTTCAAGATGATATAAGCTTAAAAAGAATAATAAATGTTCCAAAGAGAGCTATAGGTGCAGCTACAGTATCGAAAATACAAGATTTTGCAAATTACATGGATGAATGCATGTATAGTGTACTTTTAGATGTAGAAAACATTCCAGGACTTTCAAAGAGAAGTATTTCTTCTATAAATAAATTTACAAGCCTTATAAATGGTTTTACAAGAACAAAAGATAAGGTAAGTGTATCAAATCTTATACAAGAAATATTAGAGAGTACAGGCTATATGAAAGAGCTTAAAGATTCCAATGAAATAGAAGACATTAGTAGAATAGAAAACATAAAAGAATTAGTGTCTGCTGCTGTTGAATTTGAAAATACTTCAGAGGATAAGTCTCTATCAGCATTTCTTGAAAAAATAACATTAGTATCTGATGTAGATAACTATGATGAAGATACAGATACTACAGTTATGATGACACTACATAGTGCAAAGGGACTTGAATTCCCAGTAGTATTTATGGTAGGTATGGAAAATGGAATTTTCCCAGGAGCTCAATCTTTAGAGAATTTTGCTGAAATGGAAGAGTCAAGAAGACTTTGTTATGTGGGTATCACAAGAGCAAAAGAACAACTTTATATGACTTCAGCTAGTACAAGAAAAGTTTTTGGAAGAAGCGTTGCGTATAGTGAATCAGATTTTATAAATGAAATATCACCAAATCTAAAAGAAATGGTGAGAGAAGGAAGAACTGAAAGTGCGGTTAAGTCATCAACTGTAAGATTAAACAGTGTGGCAAATGGTGCTACTATAAGTTCTCATTCATTATCTAGTTTTGGTGTAAAAAAAGCTGAAAAAACTATAAATTCCATATTGAGCAACAGCTATACATCACAAGGTTCCAATGAAAAGGGAAATAAAAAGGATTTAAATTTGGATGAAATAACAGTGGGAAGAAAAGTTAGCCATGATAAATTTGGTGTTGGTACAATAGTTAGTGCTACAAAAACCAATAATGACGTAAAAGTGACCATAGCTTTTGATAATATGGGAATAAAGCAATTAATGTTCAGTATGGCACCAATAAAGCTTATTTAA
- a CDS encoding YerC/YecD family TrpR-related protein → MSEYKSKLESKQMDYLCKAILSLETTEECYRFFEDIFTINELKSIEQRLQVAKMLKQKKTYTEIAKETGASTATISRVNRCLNYGSDGYNVVLERIKWE, encoded by the coding sequence ATGTCTGAATATAAATCAAAATTAGAATCTAAACAAATGGATTACTTATGTAAAGCGATACTTTCTTTAGAAACTACAGAAGAATGTTATAGATTTTTTGAAGATATATTTACAATAAATGAATTAAAGTCAATAGAACAAAGACTTCAAGTAGCAAAGATGTTAAAACAAAAGAAAACTTATACAGAGATAGCAAAGGAAACGGGAGCTAGTACAGCTACTATAAGTAGGGTTAATAGGTGTTTAAATTATGGTAGCGATGGATATAATGTGGTATTAGAGAGAATAAAGTGGGAATAA
- a CDS encoding pseudouridine synthase, translating to MERLDKVLSNLGYGSRKEIKAFVKKGEIEVDGKVVKDNGIKVDPNKSIIKVNGEEINYRKYIYIMMNKPAGVVSATFDNYDETVIDLLDYEYTVFDPFPVGRLDKDTEGLLLITNDGELNHRLTSPKWHVDKTYYAEIDKMVDEKDVEKFKKGITLDDGYKCLPAKLEILSSDENGSEVNITIQEGKFHQVKRMFEARGKNVVYLKRLTMGNISLDEELDEGTYRELTEEEIEILKSI from the coding sequence TTGGAAAGACTAGACAAAGTTTTATCAAATTTAGGATACGGTTCTAGAAAAGAAATAAAGGCTTTTGTTAAAAAAGGTGAAATAGAAGTTGATGGAAAAGTTGTTAAGGACAATGGAATAAAAGTTGATCCTAATAAATCTATAATCAAGGTAAATGGTGAAGAAATAAATTATAGAAAATATATTTACATTATGATGAACAAACCAGCTGGAGTAGTTTCAGCTACATTTGATAATTACGATGAAACTGTTATAGATTTATTAGATTACGAATACACAGTTTTTGATCCGTTCCCTGTAGGAAGATTAGATAAGGATACAGAAGGATTGTTACTTATTACTAACGATGGAGAACTAAATCATAGACTTACATCTCCAAAATGGCATGTAGATAAAACTTATTATGCTGAAATAGATAAAATGGTAGATGAGAAAGATGTTGAAAAGTTTAAAAAGGGAATAACACTAGATGATGGATATAAATGCTTACCTGCAAAACTTGAAATATTATCATCAGATGAAAACGGATCAGAAGTAAACATAACTATACAAGAAGGAAAATTTCATCAAGTAAAAAGAATGTTTGAGGCAAGAGGTAAGAATGTTGTTTATCTAAAAAGACTTACAATGGGAAATATATCACTAGATGAAGAGTTAGACGAAGGAACATATAGAGAGTTAACAGAAGAAGAAATTGAAATTTTAAAATCTATTTAA
- a CDS encoding triple tyrosine motif-containing protein, which produces MNEIIIGCCEKSPKHKNRRITIEILSEPEKDLFYKFIVGYDGTWETLKDFGREKEILWQPKKGGKYIIMVQARKENSDKALDYVSKKEVFLKDHNERLIKNIILDKYKLNIGEKLHINVEMNNETTDEGLIFRYMINKNENWLLLKDYSLEKNFVWSANIPGKYEILVQCKYINSEKNFDDAMKVGFEVKKVQELEISNFKCLNSAILKDDELVFEVDAKCDEDRTSLYKFVKLDEQGKVTCLQDFSTKKTLSYTESKSGKYKLLCLAKDMYSPKKYDDRAILYYNVKPYAEVKIENFSSNMSSPQLVNQNIEFNANAVGGKDLRYRFIIEGEENQDSGYIKNNSFNWKPTKCGKYKVILWVKDISCNEKYEAIKEIEYKIDEVPREPVKITDILVSKREDILVGENIKLKVMAKGGMKLSYSFIIKKDGQQVEKIVYKKHSYLNFIPKEKGNYEIEVRVKDKYSKKKFDASSIVSLKVYEYIPGRIDYILVDPKEYYLIGEQIVVNVITRNTKDILLKYSLIINGHTVEKTDYIKSNRYILTPRCSGKYTIKVYAKNEKSNKEFDSAKEITMEVKEATPIRNTILKCDKVEFFCNEPVTITAEGDGGKDVIYEFYLMEKGEWNLVQQYSKKEYYSFIPFAKGVYKVLALCKSSNKKVSYEDYCMIEIKVGERIESNSGILKELQDLNYAI; this is translated from the coding sequence GTGAATGAAATTATTATTGGGTGTTGTGAAAAATCTCCAAAACACAAAAACAGAAGGATAACCATTGAAATATTAAGTGAGCCTGAAAAAGATCTATTTTATAAGTTTATAGTAGGATATGATGGGACTTGGGAAACGTTAAAAGATTTTGGGAGGGAAAAAGAAATATTATGGCAGCCTAAAAAAGGAGGCAAGTATATAATAATGGTACAAGCTAGGAAAGAAAATAGTGATAAAGCTTTAGACTATGTATCAAAAAAGGAAGTTTTTTTAAAGGATCATAATGAAAGACTAATCAAAAATATTATTTTAGATAAATATAAATTAAATATAGGGGAAAAACTTCATATAAATGTTGAAATGAACAATGAAACAACTGATGAAGGACTTATATTTAGATATATGATAAATAAAAATGAAAATTGGTTATTGTTAAAGGATTATTCATTGGAAAAGAATTTCGTATGGAGTGCTAATATACCTGGTAAATATGAAATTTTAGTTCAATGTAAATATATAAATTCAGAGAAAAATTTTGATGATGCAATGAAAGTTGGATTTGAAGTTAAAAAAGTACAAGAATTAGAGATTTCTAATTTTAAGTGTTTAAATTCAGCTATTTTAAAAGATGATGAGCTAGTTTTTGAAGTTGATGCAAAATGTGATGAAGATAGGACAAGCTTATATAAGTTTGTTAAATTAGATGAACAAGGCAAAGTAACCTGTCTACAAGACTTTTCTACTAAAAAAACTCTAAGTTACACGGAAAGCAAAAGTGGTAAATATAAATTACTATGTTTAGCAAAAGATATGTATTCTCCTAAAAAATATGATGATAGAGCAATTTTATATTATAATGTAAAGCCTTATGCAGAGGTAAAAATAGAAAACTTTTCATCTAATATGAGTTCCCCTCAATTAGTAAATCAAAATATTGAATTCAATGCTAATGCTGTTGGGGGAAAAGATTTAAGATATAGATTTATAATTGAAGGAGAAGAAAATCAAGATAGTGGATATATAAAAAATAATTCATTTAATTGGAAGCCTACTAAGTGTGGAAAATACAAAGTAATTTTGTGGGTTAAGGATATATCATGTAATGAAAAGTATGAAGCTATAAAAGAAATTGAGTATAAGATTGATGAAGTTCCAAGGGAACCAGTAAAAATAACTGACATATTAGTAAGCAAGAGAGAAGACATATTAGTTGGAGAAAATATAAAACTAAAAGTAATGGCAAAAGGCGGAATGAAACTTTCCTATAGTTTTATAATTAAGAAAGATGGACAGCAAGTTGAAAAAATAGTTTATAAAAAGCATAGTTATTTAAATTTTATTCCTAAAGAAAAAGGAAACTATGAAATAGAGGTTAGGGTTAAAGATAAATATTCAAAGAAAAAGTTTGATGCCTCTAGTATAGTTTCTTTAAAAGTTTATGAATATATACCAGGGAGAATTGATTATATATTGGTAGATCCAAAAGAATACTACTTAATTGGAGAGCAAATAGTTGTAAATGTTATAACGAGAAATACAAAGGATATACTTCTAAAGTATTCTCTTATTATAAATGGACATACTGTTGAAAAAACTGATTATATAAAGAGTAATAGATATATATTAACTCCAAGGTGTAGTGGAAAATACACAATAAAAGTTTATGCTAAAAATGAGAAAAGTAACAAAGAATTTGATAGTGCCAAGGAAATAACAATGGAGGTTAAAGAAGCAACCCCTATAAGAAATACTATCTTAAAATGCGACAAAGTAGAGTTTTTCTGTAATGAACCAGTAACTATAACGGCAGAAGGTGACGGGGGAAAAGATGTTATATATGAGTTCTATCTCATGGAAAAAGGGGAATGGAACTTAGTGCAACAATATAGCAAAAAAGAATACTACTCTTTTATACCTTTTGCAAAGGGTGTATATAAAGTATTAGCCCTATGTAAAAGCAGTAATAAAAAAGTATCATATGAAGATTACTGTATGATAGAAATAAAGGTTGGGGAAAGAATAGAAAGTAATAGCGGAATTTTGAAGGAATTACAGGATTTAAATTACGCAATTTAA